One window of Vitis riparia cultivar Riparia Gloire de Montpellier isolate 1030 chromosome 5, EGFV_Vit.rip_1.0, whole genome shotgun sequence genomic DNA carries:
- the LOC117915408 gene encoding major allergen Pru ar 1-like, protein MGVTTFTQEFVTPVSPARMFKALVVDSHILVPRLVPESVKSIEFVEGDGGAGSITQTNFSGDSDCEYLKYKINAVDKEKLECRYTLIEGGVLSDQLESIVYEMKFEESGDGGCICKTRSEYHTKGEFEIKEESIREGKEKAMGVYMLVEAYLLANPDEEL, encoded by the exons ATGGGTGTCACAACTTTTACTCAAGAGTTTGTAACTCCGGTCTCTCCTGCTCGGATGTTCAAGGCGCTGGTCGTGGATTCCCATATCCTTGTCCCCAGGTTGGTGCCTGAATCAGTAAAGAGCATCGAGTTTGTTGAAGGTGATGGTGGGGCTGGAAGCATTACACAGACGAACTTCTCTGGTG ATAGTGATTGCGAGTATTTGAAGTATAAGATCAATGCAGTGGACAAAGAGAAGCTAGAGTGCAGATACACTTTGATTGAAGGTGGTGTGCTTAGTGATCAGCTTGAATCGATTGTTTATGAGATGAAATTCGAGGAATCTGGTGATGGAGGATGCATTTGCAAGACGAGGAGTGAGTATCACACTAAGGGGGAGTTTGAGATTAAGGAGGAGAGTATCAGAGAAGGGAAGGAAAAAGCCATGGGAGTGTATATGCTGGTTGAGGCCTACCTTCTTGCTAACCCTGACGAGGAGTTGTGA